A window of the Desulforapulum autotrophicum HRM2 genome harbors these coding sequences:
- a CDS encoding response regulator, which translates to MIRVLLADDHKIVREGLRRIIEESGEMEVVAEAEDGTGAIKGALEAKPDVAVIDISMPGLDGLEVTDILKRNAPDLPVLILTMHDEDQYVIKAVETGAMGYVTKQSAPEQLVDAIKKLHSGGRYLTEKASEALALRVVRGDKFRSATDSLSMRELQVLRKLALGHTNHEIAASYNISVKTVDTYRARVLKKLNLRNNADLSRFAIKNRIVEL; encoded by the coding sequence ATGATCAGGGTATTACTGGCTGATGATCATAAGATTGTAAGGGAGGGACTTCGACGGATCATTGAAGAGAGCGGTGAGATGGAGGTGGTGGCTGAGGCTGAAGACGGTACCGGTGCCATCAAGGGGGCCCTGGAGGCAAAACCAGACGTTGCCGTCATTGATATCTCCATGCCAGGACTTGACGGTCTGGAGGTGACCGATATCCTCAAGCGAAATGCGCCTGACTTGCCCGTGTTGATCCTGACAATGCACGATGAAGATCAGTACGTCATCAAGGCCGTGGAAACCGGCGCCATGGGATATGTGACAAAACAGTCTGCCCCGGAGCAACTGGTGGATGCCATTAAAAAACTTCATTCAGGGGGGAGGTATCTTACTGAAAAGGCAAGCGAAGCCCTGGCCCTCCGGGTGGTCAGGGGAGATAAATTTCGTTCAGCTACGGATTCATTGTCCATGCGTGAACTCCAGGTGCTCCGAAAATTGGCCCTGGGTCATACCAACCATGAAATTGCGGCAAGTTACAACATCAGTGTCAAGACCGTTGACACCTATCGGGCAAGGGTTTTGAAAAAACTTAACCTCAGAAACAATGCAGATCTTTCCAGGTTTGCCATTAAAAACAGGATCGTTGAACTGTAG
- a CDS encoding NAD-dependent malic enzyme, with protein sequence MEETNYTFEFGDYGETTGVRIHTSGSDVLQYKNISKGTAFTEQERQKLHLCGYLPPRVKSLEDQVISSLKVIDEKESDLERFVYIRSLYDRNVTLAHAVIASDISRFLSIIYTPTVGLACQHYSSMFRRANGIHLYPGNIDQAEEILKRYSDRDIRVAVVTDNQGILGIGDQGAGGIAICLGKLMLYTQGAGIAPWHCLPISLDVGTDNKALLDDVTYLGWRKPRLKGEDYLDFIKKFARAFKAVFPKALCQWEDFSKQNAFTIRDVYLNDLISFNDDIQGTGAVALAGILAAMKIKKEKLVDQVFLINGAGAGGIGIAEQIETELIEEGLDGIEARKRIFTMDSKGVVTTDRTLEPYKEKFAKNPLSLAWLSSPGDNTLINVIKNEKVTVLIGTSGQPGTFTREVVLAVAANTDQPVILPLSNPTTKAEALPQDVYDWTDGKALVATGSPFAPVTHGGKQIRVGQMNNAFIFPGVGLGILASGALEVLPTFFSAAAHAVAESVTEENLKDGILFPPVDEFRKVSLKVARFVGAESIRGGVSSNCAYSRYQHNNDLERLNTLIEKMCWNPEYLPII encoded by the coding sequence ATGGAAGAGACAAATTACACCTTTGAATTTGGCGATTATGGTGAGACCACGGGGGTTAGAATTCACACCAGCGGCTCCGATGTCCTTCAATACAAAAACATCAGCAAGGGAACAGCCTTTACCGAACAAGAGAGGCAAAAGCTCCATCTGTGCGGATACCTTCCCCCCCGGGTAAAGAGTCTCGAGGATCAGGTCATCTCATCCCTTAAGGTGATTGACGAAAAAGAGAGTGACCTTGAACGATTCGTTTATATCCGAAGCCTTTATGACAGAAACGTCACCCTTGCCCATGCAGTCATTGCAAGCGATATCTCAAGATTTTTGAGCATCATCTACACGCCCACCGTGGGTCTGGCCTGTCAACACTATTCGTCCATGTTTAGGAGGGCCAATGGGATTCACCTCTACCCGGGCAACATTGACCAGGCTGAGGAGATATTAAAACGTTACAGTGACCGGGACATACGGGTTGCAGTTGTCACTGACAACCAGGGCATCCTCGGTATCGGTGACCAGGGCGCAGGCGGAATTGCCATCTGCCTTGGCAAGCTGATGCTTTACACCCAGGGAGCAGGAATTGCACCCTGGCACTGTCTACCCATCTCCCTTGATGTGGGGACAGACAACAAGGCGCTTCTGGATGATGTTACCTACCTTGGCTGGCGAAAGCCCCGTTTAAAGGGGGAAGATTACCTGGATTTTATTAAGAAGTTTGCACGGGCGTTCAAGGCTGTTTTCCCAAAGGCCCTGTGCCAGTGGGAGGATTTTTCAAAGCAGAATGCCTTTACCATCCGGGACGTTTACCTCAATGATCTCATTTCGTTCAACGATGATATCCAGGGCACAGGCGCTGTTGCCCTGGCGGGTATTCTTGCTGCCATGAAGATTAAAAAAGAGAAGCTCGTTGATCAGGTGTTCCTTATCAATGGCGCAGGTGCAGGTGGTATTGGCATTGCCGAACAGATCGAAACTGAGCTCATTGAAGAGGGGCTTGACGGGATCGAGGCAAGAAAACGGATTTTTACCATGGACAGCAAAGGGGTGGTCACCACGGATCGCACCCTTGAACCCTACAAGGAGAAGTTTGCAAAGAATCCACTCAGCCTTGCATGGCTTTCATCTCCCGGGGACAATACCCTTATCAACGTCATTAAAAATGAAAAGGTGACCGTTCTCATCGGCACTTCAGGCCAGCCCGGAACCTTTACCCGGGAGGTGGTCCTGGCTGTGGCTGCCAATACAGACCAACCTGTTATTCTGCCCTTGAGTAATCCCACCACAAAGGCCGAAGCCCTGCCCCAGGATGTTTACGACTGGACAGATGGCAAGGCCCTTGTTGCCACGGGAAGCCCCTTTGCACCGGTAACCCATGGCGGTAAGCAGATTCGGGTCGGCCAGATGAACAACGCATTTATCTTTCCTGGCGTGGGACTGGGAATTCTGGCTTCAGGTGCCCTGGAGGTGCTTCCCACCTTTTTTTCGGCTGCTGCCCATGCCGTTGCTGAGTCTGTTACAGAGGAGAACCTCAAGGATGGGATATTGTTTCCTCCCGTGGATGAGTTCAGAAAGGTTTCCCTTAAGGTGGCACGGTTTGTGGGTGCTGAATCGATCCGGGGAGGCGTTTCAAGTAATTGCGCTTACAGCAGGTATCAGCACAATAATGATCTGGAACGGTTGAATACGCTTATCGAAAAAATGTGCTGGAATCCCGAGTATCTTCCCATCATTTAA